From one Marmota flaviventris isolate mMarFla1 chromosome 1, mMarFla1.hap1, whole genome shotgun sequence genomic stretch:
- the Mier2 gene encoding mesoderm induction early response protein 2 isoform X2, whose amino-acid sequence MAEASSVGRQSPHVASCLAHSLCPREPGLQTAVVSMGSADHQFNLAEILSQNYSLREECTEPLRCPEKPEEELDKDFISQGSSSPVQSSDMPLDELLALYGYEASDPISERESEGGESAPNLPDMTLDKEQIAKDLLSGEEEETQSSADDLAPSVTAHEGSVLFPSQTRFLAGDGKEPGSSASSDTEEDALPANKCKKEIMVGPQFQADLSNLHLSRHEKIYENEDQLLWDPNVLPEREVEEFLYRAAKRRWQEMAGSQLPQGETVIDSEQALYELVKCNFNVEEALRRLRFNVKVIRDGLCAWSEEECRNFEHGFRVHGKNFHLIQANKVRTRSVGECVEYYYLWKKSERYDYFAQQTRLGRRKYVPSGTTCVQCCCSSNVRVGQAGLPTAAWGDTDQDLEGSDPDGPTRPRPEQDTLAGVRTEPLSTDGTSRSLGEPEVGSHGLLSSEPGPCPFPQLDEPPAATLPQPPPALADPAVYPSTAAAPEPGASPRLAVDFTLPEELPLISSHVGLSEDPEEPAAPAQVALSVTEFGLIGIGDVNPFLAGHPACPAPGLHSEPLSHCNVMTC is encoded by the exons ATGGCGGAG GCCTCCTCGGTGGGGAGGCAGAGTCCTCACGTGGCCTCCTGCCTCGCTCACAGCCTGTGTCCCAGGGAGCCCGGCTTGCAGACAGCAG TGGTGTCCATGGGCTCTGCAGACCATCAGTTCAACCTTGCAGAGATCCTGTCGCAGAACTACAGTCTTCGGGAGGAGTGCACAGAGCCCCTGCGGTGCCCTGAGAAGCCCGAGGAGGAGCTGGACAAAGACTTCATATCCCAG GGCTCATCCTCTCCGGTGCAGAGCAGTGACATGCCCCTGGACGAGCTGCTGGCACTGTACGGCTACGAGGCATCTGACCCCATCTCAGAGCGGGAGAGTGAAGGTGGTGAATCAGCCCCCAACCTCCCAGACATGACTCTGGACAAG GAACAAATCGCCAAGGACTTGCTttcaggagaagaggaggagacacAGTCCTCTGCTGATGACCTCGCCCCATCTGTCACTGCCCATGAGGGCTCAGTCCTCTTCCCCAGCCAAA CCCGCTTCCTGGCTGGTGACGGCAAAGAGCCGGGTTCCTCTGCTTCCTCTGACACCGAGGAGGATGCTCTTCCTGCCAACAAATGTAAGAAG GAGATCATGGTGGGACCTCAGTTCCAGGCTGACCTCAGCAACCTGCACCTGAGCCGACATGAGAAGA TCTATGAGAATGAAGATCAGCTGCTCTGGGACCCCAATGTCCTCCCTGAGAGGGAGGTAGAAGAGTTCCTGTATCGGGCTGCGAAGCGCAGGTGGCAGGAGATGGCGGGTTCTCAGCTCCCTCAGGGAGAGACTGTGATAGACAGCGAGCAG GCGCTGTACGAGCTGGTGAAGTGCAATTTCAATGTGGAGGAGGCCCTGCGGAGGCTGAGGTTCAATGTGAAGGTGATCCGAG ATGGACTGTGTGCCTGGAGTGAGGAGGAGTGCCGGAACTTCGAGCACGGCTTCCGTGTGCATGGGAAGAACTTCCACCTGATACAGGCCAACAAG GTGCGTACACGATCAGTGGGCGAGTGTGTGGAGTACTATTACCTCTGGAAGAAGTCGGAGCGCTATGACTACTTTGCCCAGCAGACGCGGCTGGGCCGGAGGAAGTACGTCCCGTCTGGAACCACGTGCGTGCAGTGCTGCTGTAGCAGTAACGTCCGCGTCGGCCAGGCTGGGCTGCCCACTGCAGCCTGGGG GGACACAGACCAGGACCTGGAGGGAAGTGACCCTGATGGCCCCACTCGTCCCCGCCCTGAGCAGGACACCCTGGCGGGGGTGCGCACAG AGCCGCTGAGCACGGATGGCACGTCCAGGAGCCTTGGTGAGCCTGAAGTGGGCTCCCATGGCCTGCTGTCCTCGGAGCCAGGGCCTTGCCCATTCCCGCAGCTGGATGAACCCCCTGCCGCGACCCTGCCCCAGCCGCCCCCAGCCCTGGCCGACCCAGCCGTCTACCCCTCTACTGCAGCTGCTCCAGAACCAGGTGCCAGCCCGAGACTGGCTGTGGACTTCACGCTGCCGGAGGAGCTGCCCCTCATCTCCAGCCACGTGGGTCTGAGCGAGGACCCAGAGGAGCCCGCGGCCCCGGCGCAGGTGGCCTTGTCGGTCACTGAGTTTGGACTCATTGGCATCGGGGACGTGAATCCCTTCTTGGCTGGCCATCCAGCGTGCCCGGCCCCCGGGCTGCACTCGGAGCCCCTGTCACA CTGCAACGTGATGACCTGTTGA
- the Mier2 gene encoding mesoderm induction early response protein 2 isoform X1, with amino-acid sequence MAEASSVGRQSPHVASCLAHSLCPREPGLQTAVVSMGSADHQFNLAEILSQNYSLREECTEPLRCPEKPEEELDKDFISQGSSSPVQSSDMPLDELLALYGYEASDPISERESEGGESAPNLPDMTLDKEQIAKDLLSGEEEETQSSADDLAPSVTAHEGSVLFPSQSGSRFLAGDGKEPGSSASSDTEEDALPANKCKKEIMVGPQFQADLSNLHLSRHEKIYENEDQLLWDPNVLPEREVEEFLYRAAKRRWQEMAGSQLPQGETVIDSEQALYELVKCNFNVEEALRRLRFNVKVIRDGLCAWSEEECRNFEHGFRVHGKNFHLIQANKVRTRSVGECVEYYYLWKKSERYDYFAQQTRLGRRKYVPSGTTCVQCCCSSNVRVGQAGLPTAAWGDTDQDLEGSDPDGPTRPRPEQDTLAGVRTEPLSTDGTSRSLGEPEVGSHGLLSSEPGPCPFPQLDEPPAATLPQPPPALADPAVYPSTAAAPEPGASPRLAVDFTLPEELPLISSHVGLSEDPEEPAAPAQVALSVTEFGLIGIGDVNPFLAGHPACPAPGLHSEPLSHCNVMTC; translated from the exons ATGGCGGAG GCCTCCTCGGTGGGGAGGCAGAGTCCTCACGTGGCCTCCTGCCTCGCTCACAGCCTGTGTCCCAGGGAGCCCGGCTTGCAGACAGCAG TGGTGTCCATGGGCTCTGCAGACCATCAGTTCAACCTTGCAGAGATCCTGTCGCAGAACTACAGTCTTCGGGAGGAGTGCACAGAGCCCCTGCGGTGCCCTGAGAAGCCCGAGGAGGAGCTGGACAAAGACTTCATATCCCAG GGCTCATCCTCTCCGGTGCAGAGCAGTGACATGCCCCTGGACGAGCTGCTGGCACTGTACGGCTACGAGGCATCTGACCCCATCTCAGAGCGGGAGAGTGAAGGTGGTGAATCAGCCCCCAACCTCCCAGACATGACTCTGGACAAG GAACAAATCGCCAAGGACTTGCTttcaggagaagaggaggagacacAGTCCTCTGCTGATGACCTCGCCCCATCTGTCACTGCCCATGAGGGCTCAGTCCTCTTCCCCAGCCAAAGTGGGT CCCGCTTCCTGGCTGGTGACGGCAAAGAGCCGGGTTCCTCTGCTTCCTCTGACACCGAGGAGGATGCTCTTCCTGCCAACAAATGTAAGAAG GAGATCATGGTGGGACCTCAGTTCCAGGCTGACCTCAGCAACCTGCACCTGAGCCGACATGAGAAGA TCTATGAGAATGAAGATCAGCTGCTCTGGGACCCCAATGTCCTCCCTGAGAGGGAGGTAGAAGAGTTCCTGTATCGGGCTGCGAAGCGCAGGTGGCAGGAGATGGCGGGTTCTCAGCTCCCTCAGGGAGAGACTGTGATAGACAGCGAGCAG GCGCTGTACGAGCTGGTGAAGTGCAATTTCAATGTGGAGGAGGCCCTGCGGAGGCTGAGGTTCAATGTGAAGGTGATCCGAG ATGGACTGTGTGCCTGGAGTGAGGAGGAGTGCCGGAACTTCGAGCACGGCTTCCGTGTGCATGGGAAGAACTTCCACCTGATACAGGCCAACAAG GTGCGTACACGATCAGTGGGCGAGTGTGTGGAGTACTATTACCTCTGGAAGAAGTCGGAGCGCTATGACTACTTTGCCCAGCAGACGCGGCTGGGCCGGAGGAAGTACGTCCCGTCTGGAACCACGTGCGTGCAGTGCTGCTGTAGCAGTAACGTCCGCGTCGGCCAGGCTGGGCTGCCCACTGCAGCCTGGGG GGACACAGACCAGGACCTGGAGGGAAGTGACCCTGATGGCCCCACTCGTCCCCGCCCTGAGCAGGACACCCTGGCGGGGGTGCGCACAG AGCCGCTGAGCACGGATGGCACGTCCAGGAGCCTTGGTGAGCCTGAAGTGGGCTCCCATGGCCTGCTGTCCTCGGAGCCAGGGCCTTGCCCATTCCCGCAGCTGGATGAACCCCCTGCCGCGACCCTGCCCCAGCCGCCCCCAGCCCTGGCCGACCCAGCCGTCTACCCCTCTACTGCAGCTGCTCCAGAACCAGGTGCCAGCCCGAGACTGGCTGTGGACTTCACGCTGCCGGAGGAGCTGCCCCTCATCTCCAGCCACGTGGGTCTGAGCGAGGACCCAGAGGAGCCCGCGGCCCCGGCGCAGGTGGCCTTGTCGGTCACTGAGTTTGGACTCATTGGCATCGGGGACGTGAATCCCTTCTTGGCTGGCCATCCAGCGTGCCCGGCCCCCGGGCTGCACTCGGAGCCCCTGTCACA CTGCAACGTGATGACCTGTTGA
- the Mier2 gene encoding mesoderm induction early response protein 2 isoform X4, whose protein sequence is MAEASSVGRQSPHVASCLAHSLCPREPGLQTAVVSMGSADHQFNLAEILSQNYSLREECTEPLRCPEKPEEELDKDFISQGSSSPVQSSDMPLDELLALYGYEASDPISERESEGGESAPNLPDMTLDKEQIAKDLLSGEEEETQSSADDLAPSVTAHEGSVLFPSQSGSRFLAGDGKEPGSSASSDTEEDALPANKCKKEIMVGPQFQADLSNLHLSRHEKIYENEDQLLWDPNVLPEREVEEFLYRAAKRRWQEMAGSQLPQGETVIDSEQALYELVKCNFNVEEALRRLRFNVKVIRDGLCAWSEEECRNFEHGFRVHGKNFHLIQANKVRTRSVGECVEYYYLWKKSERYDYFAQQTRLGRRKYVPSGTTDTDQDLEGSDPDGPTRPRPEQDTLAGVRTEPLSTDGTSRSLGEPEVGSHGLLSSEPGPCPFPQLDEPPAATLPQPPPALADPAVYPSTAAAPEPGASPRLAVDFTLPEELPLISSHVGLSEDPEEPAAPAQVALSVTEFGLIGIGDVNPFLAGHPACPAPGLHSEPLSHCNVMTC, encoded by the exons ATGGCGGAG GCCTCCTCGGTGGGGAGGCAGAGTCCTCACGTGGCCTCCTGCCTCGCTCACAGCCTGTGTCCCAGGGAGCCCGGCTTGCAGACAGCAG TGGTGTCCATGGGCTCTGCAGACCATCAGTTCAACCTTGCAGAGATCCTGTCGCAGAACTACAGTCTTCGGGAGGAGTGCACAGAGCCCCTGCGGTGCCCTGAGAAGCCCGAGGAGGAGCTGGACAAAGACTTCATATCCCAG GGCTCATCCTCTCCGGTGCAGAGCAGTGACATGCCCCTGGACGAGCTGCTGGCACTGTACGGCTACGAGGCATCTGACCCCATCTCAGAGCGGGAGAGTGAAGGTGGTGAATCAGCCCCCAACCTCCCAGACATGACTCTGGACAAG GAACAAATCGCCAAGGACTTGCTttcaggagaagaggaggagacacAGTCCTCTGCTGATGACCTCGCCCCATCTGTCACTGCCCATGAGGGCTCAGTCCTCTTCCCCAGCCAAAGTGGGT CCCGCTTCCTGGCTGGTGACGGCAAAGAGCCGGGTTCCTCTGCTTCCTCTGACACCGAGGAGGATGCTCTTCCTGCCAACAAATGTAAGAAG GAGATCATGGTGGGACCTCAGTTCCAGGCTGACCTCAGCAACCTGCACCTGAGCCGACATGAGAAGA TCTATGAGAATGAAGATCAGCTGCTCTGGGACCCCAATGTCCTCCCTGAGAGGGAGGTAGAAGAGTTCCTGTATCGGGCTGCGAAGCGCAGGTGGCAGGAGATGGCGGGTTCTCAGCTCCCTCAGGGAGAGACTGTGATAGACAGCGAGCAG GCGCTGTACGAGCTGGTGAAGTGCAATTTCAATGTGGAGGAGGCCCTGCGGAGGCTGAGGTTCAATGTGAAGGTGATCCGAG ATGGACTGTGTGCCTGGAGTGAGGAGGAGTGCCGGAACTTCGAGCACGGCTTCCGTGTGCATGGGAAGAACTTCCACCTGATACAGGCCAACAAG GTGCGTACACGATCAGTGGGCGAGTGTGTGGAGTACTATTACCTCTGGAAGAAGTCGGAGCGCTATGACTACTTTGCCCAGCAGACGCGGCTGGGCCGGAGGAAGTACGTCCCGTCTGGAACCAC GGACACAGACCAGGACCTGGAGGGAAGTGACCCTGATGGCCCCACTCGTCCCCGCCCTGAGCAGGACACCCTGGCGGGGGTGCGCACAG AGCCGCTGAGCACGGATGGCACGTCCAGGAGCCTTGGTGAGCCTGAAGTGGGCTCCCATGGCCTGCTGTCCTCGGAGCCAGGGCCTTGCCCATTCCCGCAGCTGGATGAACCCCCTGCCGCGACCCTGCCCCAGCCGCCCCCAGCCCTGGCCGACCCAGCCGTCTACCCCTCTACTGCAGCTGCTCCAGAACCAGGTGCCAGCCCGAGACTGGCTGTGGACTTCACGCTGCCGGAGGAGCTGCCCCTCATCTCCAGCCACGTGGGTCTGAGCGAGGACCCAGAGGAGCCCGCGGCCCCGGCGCAGGTGGCCTTGTCGGTCACTGAGTTTGGACTCATTGGCATCGGGGACGTGAATCCCTTCTTGGCTGGCCATCCAGCGTGCCCGGCCCCCGGGCTGCACTCGGAGCCCCTGTCACA CTGCAACGTGATGACCTGTTGA
- the Mier2 gene encoding mesoderm induction early response protein 2 isoform X7, translating to MGSADHQFNLAEILSQNYSLREECTEPLRCPEKPEEELDKDFISQGSSSPVQSSDMPLDELLALYGYEASDPISERESEGGESAPNLPDMTLDKEQIAKDLLSGEEEETQSSADDLAPSVTAHEGSVLFPSQSGSRFLAGDGKEPGSSASSDTEEDALPANKCKKEIMVGPQFQADLSNLHLSRHEKIYENEDQLLWDPNVLPEREVEEFLYRAAKRRWQEMAGSQLPQGETVIDSEQALYELVKCNFNVEEALRRLRFNVKVIRDGLCAWSEEECRNFEHGFRVHGKNFHLIQANKVRTRSVGECVEYYYLWKKSERYDYFAQQTRLGRRKYVPSGTTCVQCCCSSNVRVGQAGLPTAAWGDTDQDLEGSDPDGPTRPRPEQDTLAGVRTEPLSTDGTSRSLGEPEVGSHGLLSSEPGPCPFPQLDEPPAATLPQPPPALADPAVYPSTAAAPEPGASPRLAVDFTLPEELPLISSHVGLSEDPEEPAAPAQVALSVTEFGLIGIGDVNPFLAGHPACPAPGLHSEPLSHCNVMTC from the exons ATGGGCTCTGCAGACCATCAGTTCAACCTTGCAGAGATCCTGTCGCAGAACTACAGTCTTCGGGAGGAGTGCACAGAGCCCCTGCGGTGCCCTGAGAAGCCCGAGGAGGAGCTGGACAAAGACTTCATATCCCAG GGCTCATCCTCTCCGGTGCAGAGCAGTGACATGCCCCTGGACGAGCTGCTGGCACTGTACGGCTACGAGGCATCTGACCCCATCTCAGAGCGGGAGAGTGAAGGTGGTGAATCAGCCCCCAACCTCCCAGACATGACTCTGGACAAG GAACAAATCGCCAAGGACTTGCTttcaggagaagaggaggagacacAGTCCTCTGCTGATGACCTCGCCCCATCTGTCACTGCCCATGAGGGCTCAGTCCTCTTCCCCAGCCAAAGTGGGT CCCGCTTCCTGGCTGGTGACGGCAAAGAGCCGGGTTCCTCTGCTTCCTCTGACACCGAGGAGGATGCTCTTCCTGCCAACAAATGTAAGAAG GAGATCATGGTGGGACCTCAGTTCCAGGCTGACCTCAGCAACCTGCACCTGAGCCGACATGAGAAGA TCTATGAGAATGAAGATCAGCTGCTCTGGGACCCCAATGTCCTCCCTGAGAGGGAGGTAGAAGAGTTCCTGTATCGGGCTGCGAAGCGCAGGTGGCAGGAGATGGCGGGTTCTCAGCTCCCTCAGGGAGAGACTGTGATAGACAGCGAGCAG GCGCTGTACGAGCTGGTGAAGTGCAATTTCAATGTGGAGGAGGCCCTGCGGAGGCTGAGGTTCAATGTGAAGGTGATCCGAG ATGGACTGTGTGCCTGGAGTGAGGAGGAGTGCCGGAACTTCGAGCACGGCTTCCGTGTGCATGGGAAGAACTTCCACCTGATACAGGCCAACAAG GTGCGTACACGATCAGTGGGCGAGTGTGTGGAGTACTATTACCTCTGGAAGAAGTCGGAGCGCTATGACTACTTTGCCCAGCAGACGCGGCTGGGCCGGAGGAAGTACGTCCCGTCTGGAACCACGTGCGTGCAGTGCTGCTGTAGCAGTAACGTCCGCGTCGGCCAGGCTGGGCTGCCCACTGCAGCCTGGGG GGACACAGACCAGGACCTGGAGGGAAGTGACCCTGATGGCCCCACTCGTCCCCGCCCTGAGCAGGACACCCTGGCGGGGGTGCGCACAG AGCCGCTGAGCACGGATGGCACGTCCAGGAGCCTTGGTGAGCCTGAAGTGGGCTCCCATGGCCTGCTGTCCTCGGAGCCAGGGCCTTGCCCATTCCCGCAGCTGGATGAACCCCCTGCCGCGACCCTGCCCCAGCCGCCCCCAGCCCTGGCCGACCCAGCCGTCTACCCCTCTACTGCAGCTGCTCCAGAACCAGGTGCCAGCCCGAGACTGGCTGTGGACTTCACGCTGCCGGAGGAGCTGCCCCTCATCTCCAGCCACGTGGGTCTGAGCGAGGACCCAGAGGAGCCCGCGGCCCCGGCGCAGGTGGCCTTGTCGGTCACTGAGTTTGGACTCATTGGCATCGGGGACGTGAATCCCTTCTTGGCTGGCCATCCAGCGTGCCCGGCCCCCGGGCTGCACTCGGAGCCCCTGTCACA CTGCAACGTGATGACCTGTTGA